Proteins found in one Campylobacter suis genomic segment:
- the tuf gene encoding elongation factor Tu, translated as MAKEKFSRNKPHVNIGTIGHVDHGKTTLTAAISAVLSRRGLAEMKDYDNIDNAPEEKERGITIATSHIEYETENRHYAHVDCPGHADYVKNMITGAAQMDGAILVVSAADGPMPQTREHILLSRQVGVPYIVVFMNKADMVDDAELLELVEMEIRELLSTYDFPGDDTPIVAGSALQALNEAKEGKDGEWSAKVLELMAQVDAYIPTPMRATDKDLLMPIEDVFSISGRGTVVTGRIEKGIVKVGDTIEIVGIRDTQTTTVTGVEMFRKEMDQGEAGDNVGVLLRGTKKEDVERGMVLAKPKSITPHTKFEGEVYILTKEEGGRHTPFFNNYRPQFYVRTTDVTGSITLPEGTEMVMPGDNLKISVELIAPVALEEGTRFAIREGGRTVGSGVVSKILA; from the coding sequence ATGGCTAAAGAAAAATTTTCACGCAATAAGCCACACGTAAACATTGGTACTATCGGTCACGTTGACCATGGTAAAACTACTTTGACAGCTGCAATTTCTGCTGTTCTTTCAAGAAGAGGTCTTGCAGAAATGAAAGACTACGATAATATCGATAATGCTCCAGAAGAAAAAGAGCGTGGTATTACGATTGCAACTTCACACATTGAGTACGAGACAGAAAATCGTCACTATGCTCATGTTGACTGCCCAGGACACGCCGACTATGTTAAAAACATGATTACAGGTGCTGCTCAGATGGACGGAGCAATTTTGGTTGTTTCTGCTGCTGATGGCCCAATGCCACAAACAAGAGAGCACATTCTACTATCTCGCCAAGTTGGCGTTCCATATATAGTTGTTTTCATGAACAAAGCTGATATGGTTGATGATGCTGAGCTTCTTGAGCTAGTTGAAATGGAAATTCGCGAACTTCTAAGCACTTATGATTTCCCAGGAGATGATACACCTATCGTTGCTGGTTCTGCTCTTCAGGCTCTAAATGAGGCTAAAGAGGGTAAAGACGGTGAGTGGTCAGCAAAAGTTCTTGAGCTTATGGCACAAGTTGATGCTTATATACCAACTCCAATGCGTGCTACAGACAAAGATCTTCTTATGCCTATTGAAGATGTTTTCTCAATCTCAGGTCGTGGAACAGTTGTAACTGGTAGAATTGAAAAAGGTATAGTTAAAGTTGGTGATACTATTGAGATTGTTGGTATTCGCGATACACAAACAACAACAGTTACTGGTGTTGAAATGTTTAGAAAAGAGATGGATCAAGGTGAAGCTGGTGACAATGTTGGCGTTCTTCTTCGTGGAACAAAGAAAGAAGATGTTGAGCGCGGCATGGTTCTTGCTAAGCCAAAATCAATCACTCCTCATACAAAATTTGAGGGTGAGGTTTATATCCTAACCAAAGAGGAAGGTGGTCGCCATACTCCATTCTTTAACAACTATAGACCACAATTTTATGTAAGAACAACAGATGTTACTGGCTCTATCACACTTCCAGAGGGAACTGAGATGGTTATGCCAGGCGATAACCTAAAAATTTCAGTTGAGCTTATAGCTCCAGTTGCACTTGAAGAAGGCACTCGTTTTGCTATCCGTGAAGGCGGTAGAACAGTTGGTTCAGGTGTTGTTTCTAAGATATTAGCATAA
- the rpmG gene encoding 50S ribosomal protein L33, whose product MAKNNSRVKIGLKCSESGDINYTTTKNSKTTTEKLELKKYCPRLKKHTVHKEVKLKS is encoded by the coding sequence ATGGCAAAAAATAACAGTAGAGTTAAGATAGGTCTTAAATGTTCAGAAAGTGGTGACATAAACTACACTACAACAAAGAATAGCAAGACTACAACAGAAAAGCTAGAGCTTAAGAAATATTGCCCTAGACTTAAAAAGCATACAGTTCATAAAGAAGTTAAACTAAAAAGTTAA
- the secE gene encoding preprotein translocase subunit SecE yields the protein MEKIINYIKLSKLEIFKVIFPTKQQVRNAFITVFIVVTVVSLFLALVDAIMSFSLSKLI from the coding sequence ATGGAAAAGATAATAAACTATATAAAGCTTTCAAAACTTGAAATTTTCAAGGTTATATTTCCAACAAAGCAACAAGTTAGAAATGCTTTTATCACCGTTTTTATTGTAGTTACTGTGGTTTCGCTTTTTTTAGCTTTAGTTGATGCAATTATGTCTTTTTCGCTTTCAAAATTGATATAA
- the nusG gene encoding transcription termination/antitermination protein NusG, whose translation MAHKWYAIQTYAGSEMTVKRAIENLVKDHGIDEQLKEVIVPTEDVIEIKNGKQKINERTLYPGYAFAHLDLDTALWHKIQSLPKVSRFIGESKKPSPLSDKDINTILEKVEKRAAPKPKIYFEDGESVRITEGPFANFTGIVEEYDMIHGKLRLNVSIFGRSTPVEILYSQVEKII comes from the coding sequence ATGGCACATAAGTGGTATGCTATTCAAACATATGCTGGAAGCGAGATGACTGTTAAAAGAGCAATCGAAAATTTAGTTAAAGATCATGGTATTGATGAACAACTTAAAGAGGTTATTGTTCCAACAGAAGATGTTATTGAGATAAAAAACGGAAAACAAAAGATAAATGAAAGAACTCTTTATCCAGGATATGCATTTGCTCACCTTGATTTAGATACAGCTTTATGGCACAAAATTCAGTCTTTGCCAAAGGTAAGTAGATTTATAGGTGAGTCGAAAAAACCATCACCTTTAAGTGATAAAGATATTAATACAATTTTAGAGAAGGTTGAAAAAAGAGCCGCTCCAAAACCTAAAATTTACTTTGAGGATGGAGAGAGTGTTCGTATTACAGAAGGTCCTTTTGCGAACTTTACTGGTATCGTAGAAGAGTATGATATGATTCATGGAAAACTTCGCCTAAATGTTTCTATTTTTGGCAGAAGTACTCCAGTTGAAATTTTATATTCACAAGTTGAGAAGATAATTTAA
- the rplK gene encoding 50S ribosomal protein L11, producing the protein MAKKVIGEIKLHIAAAKANPSPPVGPALGQKGVNIMEFCKAFNEKTKDMAGFNIPVVITVYADKSFTFITKQPPATDLIKKAAGITKGTDNPLKNKVGKLTKAQVLEIVEKKIVDLNTKDKEQAAKIIAGSARSMGVEVID; encoded by the coding sequence ATGGCTAAGAAAGTTATAGGCGAAATAAAGTTGCATATAGCAGCTGCTAAAGCAAATCCAAGCCCACCGGTTGGCCCAGCACTTGGACAAAAGGGTGTAAATATTATGGAGTTTTGTAAAGCATTTAACGAAAAAACAAAAGATATGGCAGGATTTAATATACCTGTTGTTATTACTGTTTATGCTGATAAAAGCTTTACATTTATTACAAAACAACCACCTGCGACTGACCTTATTAAAAAGGCTGCAGGCATAACAAAAGGAACGGATAATCCTCTTAAGAATAAGGTTGGCAAATTAACAAAAGCTCAAGTTCTTGAGATTGTTGAGAAAAAGATTGTTGACTTAAATACAAAAGATAAAGAGCAAGCGGCTAAGATCATAGCTGGTTCAGCTCGTTCAATGGGTGTCGAAGTAATAGACTAA
- the rplA gene encoding 50S ribosomal protein L1, translated as MSKTTKRFQELLKKVDDKKIYNISEAIDTVKTLASAKFDETVEIALKLNVDPRHADQMVRGSVILPAGTGKKVRVAVIAKDAKADEAKAAGADLVGAEDIIDDVQKGIINFDVLIATPNLMGILGKAARILGPKGLMPNPKTGTVTMDVAQAVNNAKSGQVNFRVDKQGNIHAGLGKVSFSKEQLSENVSAFIKAINKHKPAAAKGRYVKNAALALTMSPSISLDTQEVMDLK; from the coding sequence ATGTCAAAAACTACAAAAAGATTTCAAGAGCTACTTAAAAAAGTAGACGATAAGAAAATTTACAATATTTCAGAGGCTATCGATACAGTTAAAACATTAGCTTCTGCAAAATTTGATGAGACTGTTGAGATAGCACTTAAGCTAAATGTTGATCCAAGACATGCGGATCAAATGGTTCGCGGTTCAGTTATTTTGCCAGCCGGAACTGGTAAAAAAGTTCGTGTTGCTGTTATAGCAAAAGATGCTAAAGCTGATGAGGCTAAAGCTGCTGGTGCTGACTTGGTAGGCGCAGAGGATATTATTGATGATGTTCAAAAAGGTATTATAAATTTTGATGTTCTTATAGCTACACCAAATCTTATGGGCATCCTTGGTAAAGCGGCTAGAATTCTTGGACCAAAAGGTCTTATGCCAAATCCAAAAACTGGTACAGTTACAATGGATGTAGCTCAAGCTGTTAATAATGCAAAAAGTGGTCAGGTAAATTTCCGTGTCGATAAACAAGGAAATATTCATGCTGGTCTAGGTAAAGTTAGCTTTAGTAAAGAGCAACTTTCTGAAAATGTTTCGGCTTTTATAAAAGCTATAAATAAACATAAACCAGCTGCTGCAAAAGGTAGATATGTGAAAAATGCAGCACTTGCCTTAACTATGAGTCCATCTATATCTCTAGATACTCAAGAAGTTATGGATCTTAAGTAA
- the rplJ gene encoding 50S ribosomal protein L10, translated as MTRNEKSEIIAKLEGEFKTAEAIVVCDYRGLSVKKLEALRHAAREQSVKVQVVKNTLANIALKNVEKDGMDLKDTNIYVWGEDQLAVTKVVAKFEESNSELFKIKTAHIDGQVASVDKVKALSKMPSRDELIAMLLQVWNAPIQNFTIGLNALKEKKEQSA; from the coding sequence GTGACACGAAACGAAAAATCTGAAATCATCGCAAAACTTGAAGGTGAGTTTAAGACTGCTGAAGCTATCGTTGTTTGTGATTATCGTGGCTTGAGCGTTAAAAAACTTGAGGCTTTAAGACATGCAGCTCGCGAACAAAGTGTTAAAGTTCAAGTTGTTAAAAATACACTAGCAAACATAGCTCTTAAAAATGTTGAAAAAGATGGTATGGATCTTAAGGATACAAACATTTATGTTTGGGGCGAAGATCAGCTGGCTGTAACAAAAGTTGTTGCAAAATTTGAAGAGAGTAATTCTGAGCTCTTTAAAATTAAAACAGCTCACATAGATGGTCAAGTTGCAAGTGTTGATAAGGTTAAAGCTCTATCTAAAATGCCTAGTCGTGATGAGCTTATTGCAATGCTTTTGCAAGTTTGGAATGCGCCAATTCAAAATTTCACAATTGGATTAAATGCGCTTAAAGAGAAAAAAGAACAATCTGCATAA
- the rplL gene encoding 50S ribosomal protein L7/L12 codes for MAITKEDVLEFISNLSVLELSELVKEFEEKFGVSATPVMVAGAVAGGGADAAEEKTEFNIVLLDGGDKKINVIKVVRALTGLGLKEAKDAVEQTPSVLKEGVSKDEAEAAKKELEEAGAKVELK; via the coding sequence ATGGCAATTACAAAAGAAGATGTATTAGAATTTATTTCTAACCTTTCAGTTCTTGAGCTTTCTGAGCTTGTAAAAGAATTTGAAGAGAAATTTGGAGTTAGTGCTACTCCTGTTATGGTAGCTGGTGCTGTTGCTGGTGGCGGTGCTGATGCAGCTGAAGAAAAAACAGAATTTAATATCGTTTTACTTGATGGTGGCGATAAGAAGATTAATGTTATTAAAGTTGTTCGTGCTCTTACAGGTCTTGGTCTTAAAGAGGCTAAAGACGCAGTTGAGCAGACACCATCAGTTCTTAAAGAAGGTGTTAGTAAAGATGAAGCTGAAGCAGCTAAAAAAGAGCTTGAAGAAGCAGGTGCTAAAGTCGAACTTAAATAA
- the rpoB gene encoding DNA-directed RNA polymerase subunit beta — translation MLNSLYSGNRLRVDFSNVVKEIDVPNLLQLQKKSFDQFLNLDNAHSESGIEKVFKSIFPIHDAQNRLSLEYVSSEIGKPKYTIRECIERGLTYSVNLKMKIRLIVHEKDEKTGEKIGVKDIKEQEIFIREIPLMTDRISFIINGVERVVVNQLHRSPGVIFKQEESATVVNKLIYTAQIIPDRGSWLYFEYDTKDVLYVRINKRRKVPVTILFRALGYKKQDIIKLFYPIQTLTIKNGKFLTAFNPDDFLGRVEYDIKDENGKLLHEAGKRLTKKKADKLIEEGLKFVEYPTDVLTGRFLASPVVDMQSGEVLYDTLVQLDENKLVKILSEHENIEIINNSAAGVDDAIINSFIADNETLKVLKQTEGIDDENDLSAIRIYKVMRPGEPVVKDAAKAFVNDIFFNPERYDLTKVGRMKMNHKLGFDVPEYVTVLTNEDIIKTAKYLIKVKNGQGFIDDRDHLGNRRIRSIGELLANELHLGFVKMQKAIRDKFTGLSNNIDEVMPYDLINPKMITATIMEFFTGGQLSQFMDQTNPLSEVTHKRRLSALGEGGLVKERAGFEVRDVHPTHYGRICPVETPEGQNIGLINTLSTYAKVNELGFVEAPYKRVVDGKVTDEIVYLTATQEEGNVIAAASTKLDENGRIVEDLIEVRKEGEMMLARREEVTFIDLCSGMIAGVAASLIPFLEHDDANRALMGSNMQRQAVPLLKATAPIVGTGMEGIVARDAWESIKAKRGGVIEKVDNKNIFILGEDDAGPYIDHYSLEKNLRTNQNTTFSQHPIVKKGDEVRAGQIIADGPSMEQGELAIGKNALIAFMPWNGYNYEDAIVINERMIRNDEFTSVHIYEKEIEARELKDGVEEITKDIPNVKEEDLMHLDESGIIKIGTQVKPGMILVGKVSPKGEVKPTPEERLLRAIFGEKAGHVVNKSLYATASLEGVVVDVKIFTKKGYEKDTRTHKTYEDEKSALEKEHHDRLLMLDREEMLKVTSLLSKSTLTSEQTVNKKEYKKGQKIDKSDLENINRFTINSIVKGFSKDIQKQYDELKNYFQNEKKKLKEEHDAKIEILGKDDILPSGVVKLVKVYIATKRKLKVGDKMAGRHGNKGIVSNIVPEVDMPYLPSGQIVDIVLNPLGVPSRMNIGQILESHLGLVGYRLGEQINEIFETKKGEWIKDLRKKMIEIASVSNLMNAKKVLGEISDEKLLEYAKDWSNGVRFATPIFEGVKPEEFAKLFEMAKIDSDGKTELYDGRTGSKIRERVNVGCMYMLKLHHLVDEKVHARSTGPYSLVTQQPVGGKALFGGQRFGEMEVWALEAYGAAHTLREMLTVKSDDVEGRLSAYKALTRGENVPETGIPETFFVLTNELKSLALDVEIYDEGEADE, via the coding sequence ATGTTAAATAGCTTATACTCAGGAAATCGTCTAAGAGTAGATTTCTCTAATGTTGTTAAAGAGATAGATGTTCCTAACCTACTACAATTACAAAAAAAGAGCTTTGATCAATTTTTAAATCTAGATAATGCACATTCTGAAAGCGGGATTGAAAAAGTTTTTAAATCTATATTTCCCATTCACGATGCGCAAAATCGCCTAAGTCTGGAGTATGTTAGCTCTGAGATTGGAAAACCAAAATACACGATAAGAGAGTGCATTGAACGAGGACTAACTTATAGTGTAAATTTAAAAATGAAAATTCGCCTAATAGTTCATGAAAAAGATGAAAAAACTGGCGAGAAAATTGGCGTAAAAGATATAAAAGAACAAGAAATTTTTATCCGCGAAATTCCTCTTATGACAGATAGAATTTCATTTATTATAAATGGCGTTGAGCGTGTTGTTGTTAATCAACTTCACAGAAGTCCCGGTGTTATCTTTAAACAAGAAGAGAGCGCAACGGTAGTTAATAAACTTATCTACACAGCGCAGATCATCCCAGACCGTGGCTCATGGCTATACTTTGAATACGATACAAAAGATGTGCTTTATGTGCGTATTAATAAACGCAGAAAAGTTCCTGTAACCATACTTTTTAGAGCACTTGGATATAAAAAACAAGATATTATTAAACTATTTTATCCAATCCAAACTTTAACTATAAAAAATGGCAAATTTTTAACAGCCTTTAACCCAGATGACTTCCTTGGTCGTGTAGAGTATGACATAAAAGATGAAAATGGCAAACTCCTTCACGAGGCTGGCAAGCGTCTTACAAAGAAAAAAGCTGATAAACTTATAGAAGAGGGATTAAAATTTGTTGAATATCCGACAGATGTACTGACTGGTCGCTTCCTTGCAAGCCCTGTTGTGGATATGCAAAGTGGCGAAGTTCTTTATGATACTTTGGTTCAGCTTGATGAAAATAAACTGGTTAAAATTTTAAGCGAGCATGAGAATATAGAGATTATAAATAACTCAGCAGCTGGCGTTGATGATGCGATCATTAACTCTTTTATTGCAGATAATGAGACCCTTAAAGTACTTAAACAAACTGAGGGTATTGATGATGAAAATGATCTTTCGGCGATTAGAATTTATAAGGTTATGCGACCTGGTGAGCCAGTAGTAAAAGATGCGGCAAAAGCATTTGTAAATGACATTTTCTTTAACCCTGAGCGTTATGACCTAACAAAAGTTGGTCGTATGAAGATGAATCATAAACTCGGCTTTGATGTACCAGAGTATGTGACAGTGCTTACAAACGAAGACATTATAAAAACTGCAAAATATCTTATAAAGGTCAAAAACGGACAAGGCTTTATCGATGATCGCGATCACCTTGGTAACCGCCGTATAAGAAGTATTGGTGAGCTTTTAGCCAATGAGCTTCATCTTGGTTTTGTAAAAATGCAAAAGGCTATCCGTGATAAATTTACAGGACTTAGCAACAACATTGATGAAGTGATGCCTTATGATCTTATAAATCCAAAAATGATTACCGCAACTATAATGGAATTTTTTACTGGTGGTCAGTTAAGTCAGTTTATGGATCAAACAAACCCTCTTAGTGAGGTTACACATAAGCGTCGCTTATCAGCTCTTGGCGAGGGTGGTCTTGTAAAAGAGCGAGCAGGATTTGAAGTGCGAGATGTACACCCTACTCACTATGGACGAATTTGTCCAGTTGAGACACCAGAAGGTCAAAATATCGGTCTGATAAATACACTCTCTACTTATGCTAAGGTGAATGAACTAGGTTTTGTTGAAGCACCTTATAAGCGTGTTGTTGATGGTAAAGTGACTGATGAGATTGTTTATCTAACAGCAACTCAAGAAGAGGGCAATGTTATCGCCGCAGCCTCTACTAAACTTGATGAAAATGGACGCATTGTTGAGGACCTTATCGAGGTAAGAAAAGAGGGCGAAATGATGCTTGCACGCCGTGAAGAGGTTACATTTATTGACCTTTGCTCTGGCATGATAGCTGGTGTTGCTGCTTCTCTTATCCCGTTCTTAGAGCATGATGACGCAAACCGTGCCCTCATGGGCTCAAACATGCAGCGTCAAGCTGTCCCACTCTTAAAAGCTACTGCACCAATCGTTGGAACTGGTATGGAGGGCATAGTGGCTCGCGATGCTTGGGAGAGCATAAAAGCTAAGCGTGGCGGAGTTATAGAAAAAGTTGATAATAAAAATATCTTTATTTTAGGCGAAGATGATGCTGGCCCATACATAGATCACTACTCTTTAGAGAAAAATTTAAGAACAAACCAAAATACTACATTCTCGCAGCACCCTATCGTTAAAAAAGGCGATGAGGTAAGAGCAGGGCAAATTATCGCAGATGGTCCAAGTATGGAGCAGGGCGAGCTAGCGATCGGTAAAAATGCGCTTATTGCATTTATGCCATGGAATGGATATAACTATGAGGACGCTATCGTTATAAATGAGAGAATGATTCGTAATGATGAATTTACAAGCGTTCATATCTATGAAAAAGAGATTGAGGCTCGTGAGCTAAAAGATGGGGTTGAGGAGATTACAAAAGATATACCAAATGTCAAAGAAGAAGATCTTATGCACCTTGATGAAAGTGGTATAATTAAGATCGGTACTCAAGTTAAACCAGGCATGATCTTAGTTGGTAAAGTATCTCCAAAAGGCGAAGTTAAACCTACTCCAGAAGAGCGTTTGCTTCGTGCGATATTTGGAGAAAAAGCAGGTCATGTTGTAAATAAATCTTTATACGCTACCGCTTCACTTGAGGGCGTTGTTGTTGATGTTAAAATTTTTACCAAAAAAGGGTATGAAAAAGATACAAGAACACATAAAACATATGAAGATGAAAAGAGTGCTTTAGAAAAAGAGCACCATGACCGCTTGCTTATGCTAGATAGAGAAGAGATGTTAAAAGTTACTTCGCTTCTATCAAAAAGCACACTTACGAGTGAACAAACTGTTAATAAAAAAGAGTATAAAAAAGGTCAAAAGATAGATAAGTCAGACCTTGAAAATATCAATCGCTTTACCATAAATTCTATCGTAAAAGGCTTTAGTAAAGATATTCAAAAACAATACGACGAGTTAAAAAACTACTTCCAAAATGAGAAGAAAAAACTAAAAGAAGAGCATGATGCTAAGATAGAGATTTTAGGTAAAGATGATATCTTGCCAAGCGGAGTAGTAAAGCTGGTGAAGGTCTATATAGCTACTAAGCGTAAGCTTAAAGTTGGTGATAAAATGGCTGGTCGCCACGGAAACAAAGGTATCGTTTCAAATATCGTACCAGAAGTTGATATGCCGTATTTACCAAGTGGTCAGATAGTTGATATCGTCTTAAATCCACTAGGTGTTCCAAGCCGTATGAATATAGGGCAAATTTTAGAGAGTCACTTGGGTCTAGTAGGCTACCGCCTTGGCGAACAGATAAATGAAATTTTTGAAACCAAAAAGGGCGAATGGATCAAAGATCTGCGCAAAAAAATGATAGAGATCGCAAGTGTTTCAAATTTAATGAACGCTAAAAAGGTTCTTGGCGAGATAAGTGATGAGAAGTTGCTTGAGTACGCAAAAGACTGGAGCAACGGCGTTAGATTTGCAACGCCTATTTTTGAGGGTGTTAAACCAGAAGAATTTGCTAAACTTTTTGAAATGGCGAAGATAGATAGTGACGGAAAGACTGAGCTTTACGATGGACGCACGGGCTCAAAGATAAGAGAGCGTGTTAATGTTGGCTGCATGTATATGCTAAAACTTCACCACTTGGTTGATGAAAAAGTTCACGCAAGAAGCACAGGTCCATATAGCCTAGTAACGCAACAGCCAGTTGGCGGTAAAGCACTATTTGGTGGTCAAAGATTTGGAGAGATGGAGGTTTGGGCACTTGAGGCTTACGGCGCAGCACATACGCTCCGTGAGATGCTAACGGTAAAATCAGACGATGTTGAAGGCAGACTTTCTGCTTATAAGGCGCTTACTCGTGGAGAAAATGTTCCAGAAACTGGAATACCAGAGACATTTTTCGTTCTTACAAACGAGCTAAAATCGCTAGCGCTTGATGTTGAGATATATGATGAGGGAGAGGCAGATGAGTGA